DNA from Canis lupus familiaris isolate Mischka breed German Shepherd chromosome 9, alternate assembly UU_Cfam_GSD_1.0, whole genome shotgun sequence:
TTGGGGGGTTCCGGGGACCCCCCGAAACTCGCGGGACGCGGACAGGCCCAGGGCCCCCGAGCgcccgcggcggcggcgcgccTTCCCGCCGGGAGCAGAGCGCGCGGGCGGTCCGCGCTCCGCCTTTTCCCGCGCCCGGCGGGCCCGCCTCCGGGGCGGGACGGGGCGGTCCCCGCTCGGAGCCCCCGCCCAGCTGACCCGGCGGCTCTCCCCTCGCAGGCTGCTGCCCCGGCGTGCAGGGCCCGGCCGCCGCCATGTCGGGCCCGTTCGAGCTCTCGGTGCAGGACCTCAACGACCTGCTGTCGGACGGCAGCGGCTGCTACAGCCTGCCGAGCCAGCCTTGCAACGAGGTCACCCCCAGGATCTACGTGGGCAACGCGTGAGTCGCCGCTGGGGCGCCCCGCCCACCCGAAAGCCGGGGTCGGGGCGTTGCgggcgctggggggggggggtgcggggcgtGGCCGCCCTCCGGGAGCCCCGCGGGGCCGGGCAGGGGCTGGAGtcgccgcccgcccccgcgcagTGGGGCGGAGGGGCTAgaccccgccccggccccgcgcgtcCTCCCCCCGCGGGGGGCCCGGGTCCCCGGGCGTCCGGCCCGAAGCCGCCAGCCGCTAGGGGCTTGGCCTTGGGCGGGGTCGGGCTACCGGGATCACTTAACAGGTGGCCCTCTGTCACCCGGCCGGTCTCCAGCCCGCGCGTCATGTGACATCTGCCTGGTTCTGCAGTGAGGTCACCGCGGAATGTCTGCCTTCGCTGCCATGGCAACTGGCTGACGTCACAGATCGGGCGTGGAACTTTCCCGGCTGGGCAGGCCAGATCAAGGAATCGAAATACTCCCAATGAGGGATCCGGAGAGCTGGGCTGGGGTTTCCttgctccctcccctgccttccagATAGGGTTTGGTTTACCAAGCGCCCTAAGTTCCATGGGCCAGGGTCTGCGTTAGAAACCCAGAACTAACTCCCTTCTCCCCTTTGACCCAGGAGGAAATGGTGGCCCAGGGTGGTTGAGGGACTGTGAGGACAGAGACAATGCCTTGTTCATGTCTGTATCCCCTGTCCTGTACTAGGACCTGCTGCTTACCCTGCTAAGGGCTGCCACAAAAATGAGGGTCATCGCGGGGCAAGAAGGGGTCCCTAAGGCAGGTCCTGCCTTCGTGGGGACTGTCTCATCcattccatccattcattcaccatattgagcacctactgtgtgtccgGCATTTACAGTGCACATTCATAGTGATAGTAGTGGTAACGGTAAATTTGTTGAACGCTGAATTAGAGAAGGGAGGTGAATGAAAATTCACCTTcagagttatttgtttttttaatcaaccaCTGTTTAACAACCACGTGCAGTGTCATGAGCAGGAACAGCTGAAACAGTCCCAGGGCCTTAGCCGAAGTGCTCCGTAATTGCAAAGTTCAGAGGATAGTGCTCTGTCCAGCCACCCCAGCAGCAAGTGGCCTTGGTGCCTCGGAGAACCTGCTGTCTGGGGCAGTTTGGCACATTCAGCTGCCCCTCCTTCCCGAGTGGAAACCGAGGCGGTGGATGTCTGGTGGTAGCCAGGGTGGAAAGTGCCGGTGGCCACTGTAGAGAAACACATCCCCAGCCCAATTAGTGAATCTGGCTTTGACTTGaccaggggtgtggggggggtaCTCCTGCACATAGGGAGCCCCTGAACCAAATCAGGGCTCACAGGGCCTGGAGAGGAGTCTGTATGAGCCTCATTTTCTAGATCTCAGGATCTGCAGTTGATGTGGACATGCCAGGCAGAGTGAGGGGAAGACAGAGCAGGGCTGGTGTCAGGTCTTCTCCTTGCTCTGCCCCTAAGCATCCCATGTGAGCCCCAGCACTGTCCTTCCACTGTCCTGGAAGCTTAAGCCCAGGCCTGGCTTCCTTGCAGGCTGCTGTGACAGGCAAACAAGATCATGTCGGAGAAGGCACTTTGTAAAGTATAAACTGTTGTCTGAATTGGGATGTTGTTGGGAGATGAAATAAAGGAGCCCTTTGACTATTCAGATCAAATGTTTTATAACCCCCAGAGTTCTGTTGGTGCCACTTGGTCCCCAAGTGCTTACTCACCCAGGGGAGCTTCAGAAATGTGGCTAGTGGTCTGTGGTGGAAAGGGCCCCTCTGGGGGACTGGAGGGGCCGCCACACTTTATAGTCCAAGGAAGGAGGCTGCCTAAGATGTgttgatttcattctttctcactgATTCACCCCATAGTCATTCAGCACCTATAGCCGGGTGCAATAGCAAGTGCTGGGCAGACAGACCTGGTTACTCCCTCAAAAGTTCACAGCCTACCCATCAGAACAAATAATCACAATCAGGCATTAGAAGAGCACTGACTACGGTGTCAAGCTCTGTCTATAGGCTAGATCATTTAATCCTTCTGCCCAGGGGGTAGGTATTGTTGTCAACCTCATTtgacagatagggaaactgagtcaccaaAAGGTTAAGTGGCTTGCTTAAGGTTACCTGGCTGGCAAGTCTCAGGGTTCGACTCagacccaggcagtctgactctagAGCCCGTTTTGAGCCAGTAGGCTGTACCACCACCACAGTATAGGGAACATGATGCCAGATGGAATGGAGGGGGCGATCAGGGCATATTGATGGAAAATGAGAGGGTGTGTGACCATGGAGAAGCTCGAGAAGGGCATTCCagggagagggaacagcatgggGCTGAAACCACCCCAGCTATTTGGGGAAGCTGCTGGTAATTAGATATGGCTGGAGTAAGGGAGGTGGGTCACAAGATGAGGGGAAGTTGGCAGGGGCCAAGCGTGGAGGCTTCCTCGCTTTGCCAGGAGACTTAGaatcttctccatcttcctccttcTGGGGCTGCCAGGTGGTCAGGTAATCATCCCCCTGCTCCTGTCTCCTGTCCAGGTCTGTAGCTCAAGACATCCCCAAGCTGCAGAAACTAGGCATCACCCATGTTCTGAATGCTGCTGAGGGCAGGTCCTTCATGCACGTCAACACCAATGCCAACTTCTACAAGGACTCCGGCATTACCTACCTGGGCATCAAGGCCAATGACACGCAGGAGTTCAACCTCAGCGCCTACTTTGAAAGGGCTGCAGACTTCATCGACCAGGCCCTGGCTCAAAAGAATGGTAAGGCACATGTGGCCCAGGAAACAGTGCAAGGCAGTTctgactggatttttttctagaaaacagGCCCACAACTGGCTTCCTCTTGGAAAACCTATCAAGTGGCCACATGTTACACAAGATTTATAAATGTTTCTCACCATGGCAGCCCCGGGGTCCTTGGGTTTGAGTGGACTTTGCCTGAGAGTTCCTTTCTAGCCACTCCCCGCCATGCCCTCAGTTCAAATAGCTTTAGTAATAATGATTTTATCTTCCATGATAAGAAGTCCTGAGGTGAGGGAGCTCTGGGGCTGGTTGATTCAGCAGCTTGGTGGCGACATCAGGAAGAGGTGCTTCCCTTTTCTCTTGCACGCCACCCTCAGGGTTCTCCCCTCATGGTCCCAAGATGGCGGTGGTAGACCTAGTCACCACATCCTAGCAGAACAAAGCATAGCAAAAGACCAGGCAGCCATCTCTTCCTtgtgtttcttccctttttttaatgagcaagtaaaagggtgcctgagtggctcagtcggttgagggtctgccatcagctcaggtcatgatctcaggttcctgagattgagccctatatggagctctctgctcagtggggagtctgcatctccctcttctctgttcctctgcctggCTCGTGctcggtttctctctctctcaaataaataaataaaaataaagagcaagtAGAAGGGTGCTCAGAAACCCTTCATTGGGGTTCCCCTCACATCTCAGTGGCTGAATTGGCTTACATGAACGCCTGGCCAGGGAAACAGGGCAGCCATGACTGGCTTAGGCGGGTGCTTAGCAAGCTGTGGCCCACAGACCACATCTTCCAGCCACTTTCTAAATGCTTCCTGCAGCACCCAAATCTAAGACTGAGCAGAACTGCTGAGTTGCtggcaggcagggaggcaggaccTCCCTGGGGGAAACCCTAGAAGGCAGAGGGCAAACGTCAGTTGAGCAGGCTGGGCCACTTGCCCTTTCCCTTTTAGCTTGTTTCTCTCAGCGCCTGCCTTTACCTTCAAGCTGCCTCCCCTggcctcttcctccctcaccaCGGCCTTCTCAGGGGAAGTGAGCCCCATGAAGGTATGATCAGCCTTGATACCCTGATTCtagcctgtctctgcttcttgtGCCCAACAGCCTCCCCCTGGAATGATTTCCAGTGAACAGTGTGTACTAGATGCTGGTTATCGCCTATCTGGGGCTCAGGAGGGAAGTTTTATTGCCCGGGGAATCTGCAACTTTACTGTAAGGCCCTTTGTGGTCCTTCATGATCTTGTGTGTGTCACCCCCTGCCATTCCGGCTATATTGGGTTCCTGTGTTGATGGGAACGAGGGGCCCAGTTAAGGGGATGGATTTTGCTCTTCTTGTATGTGGGTTGGTCATCCGCTTAAGGAACTTAGAGCTTCCTGACTTTGTTTCCTCTCTCCATACAACTGGGAACATACCTTGGCTTTTTGTGACCTCTCGCCTCAGCAGGAGGCAGCATGGGCTGAGTTTTCAGTCTGGAaagttctctctgcttctccctatcttGTCCCCTGGCAAATTCCACCTTGTGCTTTAACCCTGGGCATAGTGTTCTCTCTTCCATGAAGCCTGCCCTCAGTTGGGTCCACTGTGTCCCCTTCTGTCTCCCCAGCACCTGATGCAGCATTGGGCACATAGCAGACATGGCTGCAAATAATTACTGAGTGAGTGACAAAAATGAATTCCATGGGCTCTAATGCCAAGTGTACATGCTTCTAGGATTGACTGGCCAAGCGAGTCAACAGAAACACACTGGCCTCCTGCAGTGTGCAGGGCTCAGGAGAGCCAGATGCCCATCACTTTGGAGAAGGGGAAACAGCCAGGAGTGCTCAGAGGAGAAAGCAGTCACTTCTAGCCAGGAAGGTCAAGGGACACTTTTATGGAGGACATGGCATCTGAGTGGGCCCTGGAAGGATGGGAGTCAAACCTTCCTCTTCCCCATTGTCTCTGTGAGCCCTGGACTGCTAAATATGTTCCAGGTGGTGAGGCAGGGAAAGCCCCACTTTGCATACTTTCAGTATACTGGCTAGAGAGGGAATGGGCAGGAAAGTGGAGGGCTCCCCCTTCCTGCTTGGAAGGCACGGGGAAAGAGAGTCATGTTTTGGGGGCAGGGTGATGGGAACACAAGAGACTTTGGGCTAGCAGATTTCCTCCAGGATAATGGCAGTATTTAGGCATTGGTGGATAATCATCCACTTGGCTagtgagcaaatatttattgagcaccaagtGCATACTAGAGGTTGTAGGGTATCCTAAAATCAATACCACACTGTCCTTGCCCATTATATAAGCCAAGCATTAGCCTAAGGGCTTTATGTGACGTTTCCTTCAATCCCCTAACAACACTGTGCAATGGATACTATTAACACAGATGATGAATCGAGGCATAGGTGGATTAGGTGGGTCTTAGGGTTCATAACCAGTAAATTGgccaggaaggaaaagagaaccaATAGAATAAAcagatattttaaggaattgtcTTATACAATTGTAGGATCTGGCAAATCTGAAATCTGTGGGGTAGAGTGGTAGGCTGGAAACTCGGGCAGGGCTTCTTGATTACAGCCTTGAGGcagaatttctctttctccagtgaACCTCACATTTTGCTCTTAAGATCTTtgactgattggatgaggcctaAACACATTATCAAGGGTGATCTCCTTTACTAAAAGTCAACTGATAGTCTGTGTTAATTACATTCACAAAATACCTTATAGACTAGTGTTTGACCAAGCAGCTGAGCATCATAGACAAGCCAGGCTGACAAATGGAACCATCAGAACCAGTAAGTTAGAATTTAAACCCACATTCATAGgacttcaaagatttttttttttttttttttttttttaa
Protein-coding regions in this window:
- the DUSP3 gene encoding dual specificity protein phosphatase 3; protein product: MRKLRSKVTACSAAQEASCCPGVQGPAAAMSGPFELSVQDLNDLLSDGSGCYSLPSQPCNEVTPRIYVGNASVAQDIPKLQKLGITHVLNAAEGRSFMHVNTNANFYKDSGITYLGIKANDTQEFNLSAYFERAADFIDQALAQKNGRVLVHCREGYSRSPTLVIAYLMMRQKMDVKSALSIVRQNREIGPNDGFLAQLCQLNDKLVKEGKLKL